From Pseudovibrio sp. Tun.PSC04-5.I4, a single genomic window includes:
- a CDS encoding dihydrofolate reductase — MKRVSMISAVAENGVIGAKNDMPWSISTDLKFFRKTTTGKPVIMGRRTFESICNSLGKPLPNRTNIVITRDRTYAHDGAEVVGSLKDALTFAEHVAETDGVDEIMIVGGGQIYAEAMPSASTLYITRVHAAPEGDTKFPEIHESEWELAERTPFDRGEKDTADTSLEIYKRLG, encoded by the coding sequence ATGAAACGTGTTTCGATGATTTCCGCAGTCGCTGAAAATGGTGTCATTGGCGCCAAAAACGATATGCCGTGGTCTATTTCGACGGATCTCAAGTTCTTTCGCAAAACCACAACTGGCAAACCAGTGATTATGGGGCGGCGGACGTTTGAGTCCATTTGTAACAGCCTGGGTAAGCCCCTTCCGAACAGAACCAACATCGTCATTACACGAGATCGAACCTATGCCCATGACGGGGCTGAGGTTGTTGGCAGTCTTAAAGACGCTCTGACATTCGCTGAACATGTCGCTGAAACCGATGGTGTTGATGAAATCATGATTGTTGGTGGCGGCCAGATTTATGCTGAAGCTATGCCAAGTGCGTCCACGCTTTACATCACCCGCGTTCACGCGGCTCCGGAAGGGGATACCAAATTCCCCGAGATTCATGAGAGTGAATGGGAACTAGCGGAACGCACGCCGTTTGATCGTGGTGAGAAAGATACCGCTGATACCTCGCTTGAGATCTATAAGCGTTTAGGCTGA
- a CDS encoding Do family serine endopeptidase: MAGVFSRLELGRSIKSIVFAGVLGVVAVAGSFESAVARGPESLADLTEELADAVVNISTAQRVKAKRSLQLPDVPEGSPFQEFFEEFFNGQEPEGDSPQRVQSLGSGFVIDGENGIIITNNHVIEDADEITVNFNDGTKLSAKLLGSDEKTDLAVLQVEPTSTLDSVKFGSSEVLRVGDWVMAIGNPFGLGGTVTAGIVSARNRDINSGPYDNFIQTDAAINRGNSGGPLFNMDGEVIGINTVIFSPSGGSIGIGFAIPAETATRVIAQLREFGETRRGWLGVRIQHVNDEIAEGLGMDSARGALIAGVSEGGPAQEAGIMPGDVVLTFDGRDVPEMRDLPRMVATTTIGSTVPVTLLRRGETVKIEVTLGRLDEVAEVEKVEDQQESPQDKLDETVVLGLSLEKIDEALRERFALSDEIEGVVITRVAEGSSAEDKRVRAGDVIVEVAQEPVAVPKDVAAMVKMLKDDKRRSALLLLSNGAGELRFVAVRIKD, translated from the coding sequence ATGGCCGGTGTTTTCTCCCGCCTTGAGCTGGGAAGATCTATTAAGTCTATTGTATTTGCAGGCGTTCTTGGCGTCGTGGCTGTAGCAGGTAGCTTTGAGAGCGCGGTGGCACGGGGGCCTGAATCCCTAGCTGACCTCACTGAGGAGCTGGCGGATGCTGTGGTCAATATCTCCACTGCGCAGCGCGTTAAGGCCAAGAGATCACTTCAGCTTCCCGATGTTCCAGAGGGTTCTCCGTTTCAGGAGTTTTTTGAAGAGTTTTTCAACGGGCAAGAGCCTGAAGGTGACAGCCCGCAACGGGTCCAGTCTCTGGGGTCCGGGTTTGTTATTGACGGCGAAAACGGCATCATTATCACCAATAATCACGTGATTGAGGATGCTGACGAGATTACTGTCAACTTCAATGACGGGACCAAGCTTTCAGCAAAACTGCTTGGGTCTGATGAGAAAACCGATCTTGCTGTTTTACAAGTCGAGCCAACATCCACGCTGGATTCCGTTAAGTTTGGTAGCTCGGAAGTGCTGCGTGTTGGTGACTGGGTTATGGCGATTGGTAACCCGTTTGGTCTGGGCGGAACGGTGACGGCGGGTATTGTTTCTGCTCGCAACCGTGACATCAACTCTGGTCCTTATGACAACTTCATTCAAACAGATGCGGCAATCAACCGGGGTAACTCTGGTGGCCCGCTGTTCAATATGGATGGCGAGGTTATTGGCATCAACACCGTAATTTTCTCACCGTCTGGTGGGTCTATCGGTATCGGCTTTGCTATTCCTGCAGAGACGGCGACCCGTGTGATTGCGCAGCTGCGTGAGTTTGGTGAGACCCGCCGTGGTTGGCTTGGTGTTCGTATTCAGCATGTGAACGATGAGATCGCAGAAGGTCTTGGCATGGATAGTGCCCGCGGTGCATTAATTGCCGGTGTCTCCGAGGGTGGACCTGCACAGGAAGCCGGTATTATGCCCGGTGATGTTGTTTTGACATTCGATGGACGCGATGTGCCAGAAATGCGCGACCTGCCTCGTATGGTTGCGACAACGACGATTGGGAGCACCGTTCCTGTGACCTTGTTGCGTCGTGGTGAGACTGTGAAAATCGAAGTTACTCTGGGCCGTCTCGATGAAGTTGCTGAAGTTGAGAAGGTTGAAGATCAGCAGGAAAGTCCTCAGGATAAACTTGATGAGACTGTTGTTCTTGGATTGTCCTTAGAAAAAATTGATGAAGCTTTGCGGGAACGGTTTGCACTTTCCGATGAAATTGAAGGTGTGGTGATTACGCGTGTCGCAGAAGGAAGTTCTGCCGAGGACAAGCGTGTTCGTGCTGGGGATGTTATCGTGGAAGTCGCGCAGGAGCCTGTGGCTGTTCCTAAGGACGTTGCCGCCATGGTGAAGATGCTGAAAGACGACAAGCGTCGTTCTGCGTTGTTGTTGCTTTCCAACGGTGCCGGTGAACTTCGCTTTGTGGCTGTCCGTATCAAAGACTAG
- a CDS encoding GNAT family N-acetyltransferase codes for MILPILETKRLKARLFTSEDLTDLIGLHGNPSVNRYLQPTNVAWDVKTVKGRLTEIIEVQELFGFSKWHLSTHSGEFVGRAGFSLFKETAEIEMGYTLHEHFWNKGLGSEIAQALVEWFFENTYYSHLLAFAHPENHASKVVMKRAGFEFRETRLVEGMPCEFYQVLSPSCQKLAVPA; via the coding sequence GTGATACTCCCTATACTGGAAACGAAACGGCTCAAGGCCCGACTTTTCACCTCCGAAGATTTAACCGACCTGATAGGTCTTCACGGAAACCCGAGCGTTAACCGGTACCTTCAGCCCACCAATGTGGCTTGGGATGTGAAAACCGTGAAAGGTCGACTAACTGAGATTATTGAGGTTCAGGAATTGTTCGGCTTCAGCAAGTGGCATCTTTCTACTCACTCTGGCGAGTTTGTAGGACGGGCTGGCTTTTCGCTGTTTAAAGAAACCGCTGAGATCGAGATGGGATATACGCTTCACGAGCATTTTTGGAATAAAGGTCTTGGCAGTGAGATTGCACAGGCTCTAGTGGAGTGGTTTTTCGAGAACACCTACTATTCTCATCTGTTGGCGTTTGCCCACCCTGAAAACCATGCTTCAAAAGTGGTGATGAAGCGGGCAGGGTTTGAATTCCGTGAGACTCGATTAGTAGAAGGAATGCCCTGCGAATTTTATCAGGTCCTCAGTCCTAGCTGCCAAAAACTGGCTGTTCCTGCATAG
- a CDS encoding DUF2065 domain-containing protein: protein MNDFVVALGLVLVVEGVVYALAPGHLKEFMRKAQDIPEQSLRIGGVAAIALGVLIVWLVRSISG, encoded by the coding sequence ATGAATGATTTTGTCGTGGCTCTGGGGCTTGTCCTCGTTGTTGAGGGAGTTGTTTATGCTCTTGCCCCAGGTCATTTGAAGGAATTCATGCGGAAAGCTCAGGATATTCCTGAGCAATCCCTCCGGATTGGTGGTGTTGCAGCCATCGCGTTGGGTGTGTTGATTGTATGGTTGGTGCGTTCCATCAGTGGGTAA
- a CDS encoding IS30 family transposase — MRSYHRLTEGQRNQVYALKKAGLTQRTIADQIGVDKSTICRELQRNKGLRGYRPKQAHRLACLRQSQIPRTRILDRMWTGIEKMIREDWSPEQISGHLKDNDEPSVSPEWIYQRIYADKRRGGDLHSRLRCQKKRRKRYGSIERRGQIKNRVSIEKRPEIVDLRSRIGDWEADTVIGKQGHSVLVTLVERKTRFSVAIKAANKTARAVTDVICANLKPYQDRVLTLTYDNGREFAYHEEIARELTAEGFFAHPYHSWERGLNENTNGLIRQYIPKGKDIDDLNDAEVAQIMEKINSRPRKCLGFKTPNQLFLGLHHAVALAS, encoded by the coding sequence ATGCGATCCTATCACCGCCTCACTGAGGGTCAGCGTAACCAAGTTTACGCCTTGAAGAAAGCCGGTTTGACCCAACGAACCATTGCGGACCAGATCGGTGTTGATAAATCGACGATTTGCCGGGAGCTTCAGCGCAACAAAGGTCTTCGCGGATATCGTCCAAAGCAGGCCCATCGCCTGGCTTGTTTACGGCAGTCACAAATTCCGCGCACCCGTATTTTGGATAGGATGTGGACTGGGATTGAAAAGATGATCCGCGAAGACTGGAGCCCTGAGCAGATCAGTGGTCACCTGAAAGATAATGATGAGCCAAGCGTCAGCCCCGAGTGGATTTACCAGCGTATCTATGCTGATAAGCGCAGAGGTGGCGATCTTCACAGCCGCCTGAGGTGTCAAAAGAAACGGCGCAAGCGCTACGGCAGCATCGAGCGGCGTGGCCAGATCAAGAATAGGGTGTCCATTGAGAAACGCCCTGAAATTGTCGATCTGCGCAGCCGTATCGGAGATTGGGAAGCCGATACCGTGATCGGCAAACAGGGGCACTCAGTCCTTGTTACGCTTGTTGAGCGAAAGACACGCTTTAGCGTTGCCATCAAGGCCGCAAATAAAACAGCACGGGCTGTCACGGATGTGATTTGTGCTAACCTGAAACCCTACCAGGACCGGGTTCTCACCTTGACTTACGACAATGGCAGAGAATTTGCCTACCATGAAGAGATCGCTCGCGAACTGACAGCCGAGGGGTTCTTCGCTCACCCCTATCACTCCTGGGAGCGGGGCCTCAACGAAAACACCAATGGTCTGATCCGGCAATATATCCCAAAAGGAAAAGACATCGATGATCTGAACGATGCAGAGGTTGCCCAGATTATGGAGAAGATAAATAGTAGGCCCAGAAAATGCCTTGGCTTTAAAACGCCAAATCAGCTATTCCTTGGCCTTCACCATGCTGTTGCACTGGCGAGTTGA
- a CDS encoding L-histidine N(alpha)-methyltransferase: MHWRVESAGLIKAHAKDIGSLLGSDSALIEFGAGSIKKAQILFSENSNFTCYVPIDICEQFLNAASATLKQEHPEFHINPILGNFFNILDLNHLPPHKHRLGVLFGVTLGNFTQKQVPEFLRCARKTLGPNACLLVSLDILSDPESHQKAYKNDPKGIRKAFCDNLITRINKELNGNIQIDNFQYAAIWNPADYAIEMTYISQCLQTISIAGRQFEILPDEHIILKSSHKYPEDHALKLFREARYDIEKSWQDPNSSCHLYFLSSQPENKTISPMQEQPVFGS, from the coding sequence TTGCACTGGCGAGTTGAATCCGCGGGCCTTATCAAAGCGCATGCAAAAGATATTGGAAGTCTTTTGGGAAGTGACAGCGCCCTCATCGAATTCGGCGCTGGAAGCATCAAGAAAGCACAGATCCTGTTTTCAGAGAACTCAAACTTCACCTGCTACGTCCCTATCGATATATGTGAGCAATTTCTCAACGCCGCATCAGCGACACTGAAGCAAGAGCATCCAGAATTTCACATTAATCCGATTTTAGGTAATTTTTTCAATATCTTAGATCTAAATCACTTACCGCCGCATAAACACCGCTTAGGCGTCCTCTTCGGTGTAACGCTAGGCAATTTTACCCAAAAACAAGTCCCGGAGTTCCTTCGGTGCGCGCGTAAAACACTAGGCCCGAACGCCTGTCTGCTTGTCTCTCTGGATATATTGTCAGACCCTGAATCTCATCAGAAAGCCTATAAGAATGATCCCAAAGGAATACGAAAAGCATTCTGCGACAACTTGATTACCCGCATCAACAAGGAGTTGAACGGCAATATTCAAATCGATAATTTTCAGTATGCAGCTATCTGGAATCCGGCGGACTATGCCATTGAAATGACGTATATCTCACAGTGTCTGCAGACAATTAGCATCGCTGGCCGTCAATTTGAAATACTGCCCGATGAACACATCATATTGAAAAGTTCACACAAGTATCCCGAAGACCACGCCCTCAAACTTTTCAGAGAAGCGCGATACGATATAGAGAAAAGCTGGCAAGATCCAAACAGCTCCTGCCACCTCTACTTTTTATCGTCTCAGCCAGAGAATAAGACAATCTCACCTATGCAGGAACAGCCAGTTTTTGGCAGCTAG
- a CDS encoding phytanoyl-CoA dioxygenase family protein: MRAIKPRQLMSSLHRRFLSSSLHRSDWGEHTVPHWFHREVADLHRQKRTRQANLIGNLPTPCAQALQSHGIWLKHNVLPLEFFRRLKFEAFDHFVGQRDRNKNLLANWHKSQSFTLPLSYTNLLRQPFLQSAITDDFIPHPLQYAAGRKAKPTYHLEAMAQCAPAFNFGSENLGAAPFAIEHNARAPKATALLFLEKITPEDGALFYVPGSHHMSHQRIEWEYQKQLEEDEREYQEEGASTRLTDLQELDLPPLLPLRVEANTLLIWDETGFHGRLPSTNIAQNAHTTPRLALRAEISTKASARFN, from the coding sequence ATGAGGGCAATCAAGCCAAGACAGCTCATGAGCAGTCTGCATCGCAGGTTTTTGTCGTCCTCCCTGCATAGATCAGATTGGGGCGAGCACACTGTCCCACATTGGTTTCACAGGGAAGTTGCAGACCTTCACAGGCAGAAGAGAACAAGACAAGCAAACCTCATAGGCAACCTTCCAACGCCCTGCGCCCAAGCATTGCAATCCCACGGCATCTGGCTCAAACACAACGTTTTGCCTCTGGAATTCTTCCGTCGGCTAAAATTTGAAGCCTTTGACCATTTCGTAGGTCAAAGAGACCGGAACAAAAACCTGCTGGCCAACTGGCATAAATCCCAAAGCTTCACGCTTCCGTTGAGCTACACCAACCTATTGCGCCAACCCTTCCTGCAATCTGCAATCACAGATGATTTTATCCCGCATCCACTTCAATATGCGGCAGGAAGAAAAGCAAAACCGACATACCATCTGGAGGCTATGGCTCAATGCGCACCCGCCTTTAACTTTGGCAGTGAAAACCTCGGCGCAGCTCCCTTTGCCATTGAACATAACGCCAGAGCCCCCAAAGCAACGGCCTTGCTCTTTTTGGAAAAAATAACGCCAGAAGATGGAGCCCTATTTTACGTGCCCGGCTCCCATCACATGTCACATCAACGCATTGAGTGGGAATACCAAAAACAATTGGAAGAAGACGAGAGGGAGTATCAAGAGGAAGGCGCATCAACACGTCTGACAGACTTGCAAGAGCTGGACCTGCCGCCCTTACTGCCTCTTCGAGTAGAGGCAAACACACTTCTCATCTGGGATGAAACTGGTTTCCATGGCAGGTTGCCAAGCACCAACATCGCGCAAAATGCACATACGACACCGCGTTTGGCGTTGCGAGCAGAAATATCCACAAAGGCCTCTGCCCGCTTTAATTAG
- a CDS encoding histidine phosphatase family protein yields the protein MTRIYILRHGNTFDKGDVVTRVGGRTDLPLSVSGLDQAEKLSEHFAELAVGFDMAFCSPLQRTKQTAQIALKTQVEEVDLKVLPFLVEIDYGPDENKPEDEVRARIGEDALKAWEEEGIPPNGWYVDPPAVIGRWQEFFASAPKKYPNKTLLVVTSNGIARFALKALKDGSANADLKLKTAAYGVFDVTEDGQPKMLSWNVRP from the coding sequence GTGACACGTATTTATATTCTTCGCCATGGGAATACTTTTGATAAAGGCGATGTGGTTACACGTGTTGGTGGCCGCACAGACTTGCCGCTGAGCGTTTCGGGTTTGGATCAAGCTGAAAAACTCTCGGAGCATTTTGCAGAGCTTGCCGTGGGTTTTGATATGGCGTTTTGCTCTCCTTTGCAGCGAACCAAGCAGACCGCTCAGATTGCATTGAAAACTCAGGTGGAAGAGGTGGACCTTAAAGTTCTGCCATTTCTTGTTGAGATTGATTACGGTCCAGATGAAAACAAGCCGGAAGACGAGGTTCGCGCGCGGATTGGCGAGGATGCTCTAAAGGCTTGGGAAGAGGAGGGTATCCCTCCAAACGGATGGTATGTGGACCCACCAGCTGTGATTGGGCGGTGGCAGGAGTTTTTTGCTTCTGCGCCGAAAAAATATCCAAACAAGACGCTTTTAGTTGTCACCAGCAATGGAATTGCCCGTTTCGCGTTAAAAGCTTTAAAAGATGGGAGTGCCAACGCCGACCTGAAGTTGAAGACCGCTGCCTATGGTGTGTTCGATGTTACAGAGGATGGTCAGCCGAAGATGCTAAGTTGGAATGTGCGGCCATGA
- a CDS encoding GNAT family N-acetyltransferase, with the protein MNDLACVFGVWGGMSKVLELRDFNEFSVEQLYALLKLRCEVFIVEQECAYPDVDGLDPVAKHILLLSGTGALLGALRIFMKYEEGDVYKIGRVVVSKAVRGQGIARQLMDAALSYCTATNSDARVELQAQAYLQDFYSQCNFSAISEIYPEDGIPHVDMRLRQAPES; encoded by the coding sequence ATGAATGACCTCGCCTGCGTTTTTGGTGTTTGGGGTGGAATGTCCAAGGTTCTTGAACTGAGAGATTTTAACGAGTTTAGCGTTGAGCAGCTTTATGCTCTGCTGAAACTTCGTTGCGAAGTATTCATCGTCGAGCAGGAATGCGCCTACCCCGATGTGGATGGGTTAGATCCGGTAGCGAAGCATATTCTGCTGCTGAGTGGCACCGGTGCGCTTTTGGGTGCACTCCGAATTTTCATGAAATATGAAGAGGGTGATGTCTATAAAATTGGACGTGTGGTGGTCTCAAAAGCTGTGCGTGGGCAAGGGATCGCGCGTCAATTGATGGACGCTGCCTTGTCTTATTGTACTGCAACCAACTCAGATGCGCGTGTAGAGCTGCAAGCCCAAGCGTATTTGCAGGACTTCTATAGCCAGTGTAATTTTTCTGCAATTTCTGAAATCTATCCGGAAGATGGAATTCCGCATGTTGATATGCGTTTGCGGCAAGCGCCAGAAAGCTGA
- the miaA gene encoding tRNA (adenosine(37)-N6)-dimethylallyltransferase MiaA — MSVTTNDISSSRTMQVGGFQKKPVAVLIAGPTASGKTALSLRLAKELNASVVNADSMQIYRDLRILSARPSLEEESQAPHLLFGCIESERPYSVMTWLEDFAEIFNSAKNEGRPLVVVGGTGLYFKAALEGISLLPDIPEDVRRSWREFSLHNPTETLHEALRERDSVMADRLEPADTQRIVRALEVIDGTGQSLAHWQTEKSTPIISAGEALQVVLEPDRKVLHDRIQQRFDMMMDQGAVEEASSLWARGMDPNLQVMKAIGVKLLAEAELGKTSLEWAIERSKTETRRYAKRQCTFFRGQLGGWPRLDPLNSHEIDVFVERIRAAFL, encoded by the coding sequence ATGAGCGTGACAACGAACGACATAAGCAGCTCTCGAACTATGCAAGTGGGTGGATTTCAGAAAAAACCTGTTGCGGTGTTGATAGCCGGACCGACGGCAAGCGGCAAGACAGCTCTTTCGTTAAGGCTGGCAAAAGAGCTGAATGCGTCTGTTGTGAACGCAGATTCCATGCAGATTTATCGTGACCTGCGAATTTTGAGTGCCCGGCCGAGTCTCGAAGAAGAATCGCAAGCCCCTCATTTATTGTTTGGTTGCATTGAAAGTGAGCGTCCTTACAGCGTGATGACATGGCTGGAGGACTTCGCGGAAATATTCAATTCTGCCAAAAATGAAGGACGTCCACTTGTCGTCGTCGGTGGGACAGGTCTTTATTTCAAAGCAGCTTTGGAAGGGATTTCGCTGTTGCCGGATATTCCAGAGGATGTTCGTCGCTCCTGGCGGGAGTTTTCTCTTCATAATCCTACCGAAACCTTGCATGAGGCGCTTCGTGAGCGTGACTCTGTGATGGCTGACCGACTAGAGCCGGCTGACACACAGCGCATTGTGCGTGCGCTTGAAGTGATTGATGGGACAGGGCAATCGCTGGCTCATTGGCAAACTGAAAAAAGCACACCGATAATCAGCGCTGGTGAAGCGCTGCAGGTGGTTCTTGAGCCCGACCGGAAAGTCCTCCACGACCGAATTCAGCAACGGTTTGACATGATGATGGATCAGGGAGCCGTGGAAGAAGCGAGTAGTCTTTGGGCCAGGGGGATGGATCCAAACTTACAGGTCATGAAGGCCATCGGTGTGAAGCTGCTTGCAGAAGCGGAGTTGGGTAAGACGAGTCTTGAGTGGGCGATTGAAAGATCCAAGACTGAAACGCGCCGTTATGCCAAAAGGCAGTGCACGTTCTTTCGTGGACAATTAGGGGGCTGGCCTCGCCTTGATCCTTTAAACTCTCATGAGATTGATGTTTTTGTTGAGAGGATTCGAGCGGCCTTCTTATAA
- the hflK gene encoding FtsH protease activity modulator HflK, whose translation MPWSNQSGGGGNNGGPWGNSGGNKGGGGPWGGGNGPQRGGGNGGGSPPDFEEILKRGQDHLKTVLPGDGGGLGFKGILFAILVAVVIWLATGIYRVEPSEVGVEMIFGKVVGRTDPGLNYNWPYPVGDVYTPEVLRVRELTVGMEEFVRGSTVNQRDVPEESLMLTGDENIVDVDFKVQWRIQNTPTGVQEFLFNVQNPAGTVKAVAESAMREVVGSSRIDSILTENRAPIQIAVQKLMQETLNNYKAGIEVTQVQMQKVDPPAQVIEAFRDVQAARADQERIQNEAQAYANKIVPEARGNAARVSEAAQAYRDKTVANANGQAQRFTKIYEEYAKAPEIIRQRLYLETMETVLSKNPKIIIDGNGQQSGVVPYLPLDQLNKRAGGNN comes from the coding sequence ATGCCTTGGAGCAATCAAAGCGGAGGTGGCGGCAATAACGGCGGCCCTTGGGGGAACTCCGGCGGCAACAAGGGCGGTGGTGGCCCTTGGGGTGGCGGCAATGGCCCACAGCGCGGCGGCGGTAACGGCGGCGGCAGTCCTCCGGATTTCGAGGAAATCCTCAAACGTGGTCAGGATCACCTGAAGACAGTTCTGCCTGGTGATGGCGGTGGTCTGGGCTTCAAGGGTATCTTGTTTGCTATTCTTGTTGCTGTTGTGATTTGGCTCGCAACCGGCATTTACCGCGTCGAACCAAGTGAAGTCGGCGTAGAGATGATCTTTGGTAAGGTTGTTGGTCGAACCGATCCGGGCCTGAATTACAACTGGCCCTACCCAGTTGGTGACGTTTACACACCAGAAGTACTGCGCGTTCGCGAATTGACCGTCGGTATGGAAGAGTTTGTTCGTGGAAGCACTGTCAACCAGCGTGATGTTCCAGAAGAAAGCTTGATGCTGACAGGCGATGAAAATATCGTTGACGTTGACTTCAAGGTACAGTGGCGTATTCAGAACACTCCGACTGGTGTTCAGGAATTCCTCTTCAACGTTCAGAACCCTGCTGGCACTGTGAAAGCAGTTGCTGAGAGTGCGATGCGTGAAGTTGTTGGTAGCTCTCGTATTGATTCAATTCTGACTGAAAACCGGGCTCCAATTCAGATTGCAGTGCAAAAACTGATGCAGGAAACGCTTAATAACTACAAGGCTGGTATCGAGGTCACTCAGGTCCAGATGCAGAAGGTTGATCCTCCTGCGCAGGTTATTGAAGCATTCCGTGATGTTCAGGCAGCTCGTGCTGACCAAGAACGTATTCAGAACGAAGCACAGGCTTACGCCAACAAAATCGTTCCTGAAGCTCGTGGTAATGCGGCTCGCGTTTCTGAAGCCGCTCAAGCGTACCGTGACAAGACCGTTGCAAATGCAAATGGTCAGGCACAGCGCTTTACCAAAATCTATGAGGAATACGCGAAGGCTCCTGAGATTATTCGCCAGCGCCTCTATCTTGAGACTATGGAAACTGTCTTGAGTAAGAATCCAAAAATCATCATCGATGGAAACGGTCAGCAAAGTGGTGTTGTGCCTTATCTGCCGCTTGACCAGCTGAATAAGCGTGCTGGAGGAAATAACTAA
- a CDS encoding protease modulator HflC: MKSGLLGIVIAAVALVLYWSVYILTPTEQAIVLQFGEVKAQETEPGLKFKMPWQNVIVLDKRILDLNMPPLEAIVADKKRLKVDAFARYRITNPVRFYQSVNNVNEGSRRLATFLQSSLRSELAKATFTQVVRDERSALMETIRQDVDKSAAAIGIDVIDVKIRRADLPEANSQAIFRRMQTERQREATEIRAQGEEQSRRIKSRADRDATVLVAEAQRDADIIRGDGDAGANQIFAKAYGEDPSFFQFYRSMQAYTRALGDGNTSLVLSPDSDFFRYFNDPSGKGNVSAAGAGQ; encoded by the coding sequence ATGAAAAGCGGTCTTCTTGGCATTGTTATAGCCGCAGTCGCCCTGGTTCTTTACTGGTCGGTTTACATTCTAACCCCAACCGAGCAGGCAATTGTTCTGCAGTTTGGTGAAGTTAAAGCGCAGGAAACTGAGCCGGGTTTGAAATTTAAAATGCCTTGGCAGAACGTCATTGTTCTGGATAAGCGTATTCTGGATCTCAATATGCCTCCTCTGGAAGCGATTGTTGCTGATAAAAAGCGTCTGAAAGTTGATGCGTTCGCTCGTTACCGCATCACCAATCCAGTGCGGTTCTACCAGTCTGTGAACAACGTAAACGAAGGCTCACGCCGTCTTGCTACGTTCCTGCAATCTTCCTTGCGTTCTGAATTGGCTAAAGCAACCTTTACACAGGTTGTGCGTGACGAACGTTCTGCCCTGATGGAAACAATCCGTCAGGATGTGGACAAGAGCGCTGCTGCAATCGGTATTGATGTGATCGATGTGAAGATCCGTCGTGCAGATTTGCCTGAAGCCAACTCTCAGGCGATTTTCCGTCGTATGCAGACTGAACGTCAGCGTGAAGCGACTGAAATCCGCGCGCAGGGTGAAGAGCAGTCTCGCCGCATCAAATCTCGTGCGGATCGTGATGCAACTGTGCTTGTTGCTGAAGCTCAGCGTGATGCCGACATCATTCGTGGTGATGGCGATGCTGGTGCCAACCAGATCTTTGCGAAAGCTTATGGCGAAGACCCGTCGTTCTTCCAGTTCTACCGGTCAATGCAGGCTTACACCAGAGCTCTGGGAGATGGGAACACATCGCTGGTTCTTTCTCCCGACTCAGACTTCTTCCGCTACTTCAACGATCCAAGTGGCAAAGGGAATGTTTCAGCGGCTGGTGCCGGGCAGTAA
- the serB gene encoding phosphoserine phosphatase SerB → MSFVVTLISNPAKPAVTQDLIAKVSALLPSTPEIKTLNPGIAVDLLIEDHIEAEELTGTIRTSLADAPVDVFTQPQLGRKKSLLIADMDSTMIQQECIDELAAELGLKEKISHITERAMRGEMEFEPALKERVALLKGLDTSVIGKTIKTRITLTPGGTALVRTMKANGGYAALVSGGFTSFTQKIAEILGFDENRANTLLEEDGKLSGEVGMPILGKQAKLDRLTEITEEKSITMRDVLAVGDGANDLAMICAAGLGVAFHAKPKVAAEARAKIDHGDLTALLYLQGYKIEEFA, encoded by the coding sequence ATGTCGTTCGTTGTCACGCTCATTTCCAATCCAGCCAAACCCGCTGTCACTCAAGACCTTATTGCAAAGGTCAGCGCCCTTCTGCCTAGCACGCCCGAGATTAAAACTCTCAATCCGGGCATTGCAGTGGATCTGCTTATCGAAGACCACATAGAAGCGGAAGAACTGACGGGCACTATTCGCACAAGCCTTGCAGATGCGCCAGTTGATGTTTTCACTCAACCCCAGCTAGGACGCAAAAAATCACTCCTGATCGCAGACATGGACTCCACCATGATCCAGCAGGAGTGCATTGACGAACTGGCTGCCGAATTGGGCCTCAAAGAGAAGATCTCCCACATCACTGAACGTGCCATGCGCGGTGAGATGGAATTTGAGCCAGCTCTGAAAGAGCGCGTCGCCCTGCTAAAGGGGCTAGACACGTCCGTCATCGGAAAAACCATCAAAACCCGGATCACTCTTACACCCGGCGGAACGGCTCTTGTCAGGACAATGAAGGCAAATGGTGGCTACGCAGCACTGGTCTCGGGTGGGTTTACATCCTTCACCCAAAAGATCGCTGAAATTCTTGGGTTTGATGAGAACCGCGCCAACACACTGCTTGAAGAAGATGGCAAACTTTCCGGCGAAGTCGGAATGCCAATCCTCGGCAAACAAGCAAAGCTAGATCGTCTCACAGAGATCACCGAGGAAAAAAGCATCACAATGCGTGATGTGCTCGCTGTTGGCGATGGCGCGAATGATCTGGCAATGATCTGCGCTGCCGGCCTTGGCGTCGCCTTCCACGCAAAGCCGAAAGTCGCGGCTGAAGCCCGCGCTAAGATTGATCACGGCGACTTAACCGCCCTGCTCTATTTGCAAGGCTATAAAATCGAAGAATTCGCTTAA